Genomic DNA from Magnolia sinica isolate HGM2019 chromosome 4, MsV1, whole genome shotgun sequence:
acttagtCTACAGTaatgcccaccataacgtttcttTTACATCCAACATGTGGATAAGGTCAAAgagacctcgatgaagggaaaatataaatataggttgatccaaaacttttgttgaccataaataacttttaatggtcatttatcaCTGTTcccagtagtgtggtccatttaagattttggatccacttatttttttagatcacatcctaaaattatatgggaaaatggatgaacagtgtggatatacaaaataataataataataatcaaggtgggccccacatgggttacacctaatccactccccagcAACGATGCTAATGGAGGAACTAATACTCCTCACCCAGAGGAACCAATAATTTTCTAAGCACACACACGTGTGATAAAGCccgtgtacatgccacacatgtgccagcatagcACATAGgtgagagatctaatccatccatcaggttgtcCGACCCCATATATGTTTAAATGTAGTCCAACCAGCAGGGGactccaatattggaaacagatgaatggattagaaaaCTTTAGTTAGGTTTTtcagagccgtacatttgtttcGCAAACTACCGGTGGATCATTCTGATGGACGGATTActcaaaatatatatttctttcTCATTACAAATGGGTCATTATATAAACCAATTATAACCACCTCTCATGAATACATTAATAACCATCGTTCACCAATGCATGGAACAACTTTTTAAGacaaaattaaacaaattaaacATGTTTCAAAATCATGCAAGAAACCTTTTCAAAATCTTCCATTTTTTATGCATGCAACAGTGTCCTAAAGCCATGCACCAAAAAGACTAATATACGGTTGGGTTTTTATCATGGGCTGGAAATCATGCTTGGACCTGGTTGATGGGCTTGGCTTTCTCCTTGAATTGAGCTGGCATCATGCAAACACTCAGAAATTATACACATTACATGCATAACTATAactaaaccaactaaattgtggaaagTCCCAAAACCATATTCGTTGAGCAATCCTAATGTCTGATTCTTGGACACTTGTTAGTTGCAATAGGACAATTGGATATTTGTAATTGTTAACCATCAAATAAATGTCCCCCAATCTAATATTCTGATAATCAAATCGGTGTCATTTTTTGTCCATATCTAAATTGGGAGTGAAATTTTGTATAGTTTAATTTACATTGCTTATGAGTTCCAAGTAAAAATTTTAGAAACTTGTAGAGGGTTGGgagtgagaagtcacttccctatGACTTACAAGCTCAACATTGTGATTTTTTAGAAGAGAAAAATGGGAAAAATACATCAACAACTTATCTACAACCACCATTATGGCACCTTCAGTAAAGCAACAATTTAATAGGGAAAAGAGGTTTACAGCTCTCCATCCTCCTccaaatactctctctctctctctctctctctctctctctctctagtcggTGGACAGTAGGGTTCtgtgcttctttttttctctcttgcaTTTGAATGGCCCCAATTTAGTGAGGTTGTGatggtggggtctaccttgatgtttgttttGTATACCTATGCTTTTCATaagttttgctagctcattttatggcttaGGCCAAGGAATGAGgctagattttttttaatatgcttatCATGGCCCTTTGAGCCCTTTTATTCacatagaaaaagaagaaaatggaatTTTCAACTCCAAATTCCTCAACCCCATTGCATGCAATAAAGACGGATTTTCCTTAAGTGGGGCACATGGTTTTAAATCATCTTAACATTAgtaaatggatggaccatgcccccaaAATCATCTTAACCATTAATCATTAAATGAATCATCTAGCTTAAACCAGGTTACATTAATGTAATTTTTAATGGAACCATAGTTGTCAATTAGGCCATGTAGTTATTtaagtttttttatatatatatatataaagaaactaTATTAAAAGTCGTGAAGAAAAGTACAGACATTCAGGGCGTATTAAGTATTTTAAAACCACAAACTCACTTTTATAACTTACTTAataattcatttaaataaattcaacaaaataacatatttaatGCCAAACTCTATCATGTGATTATAATATTTTGAAATGATTCTCTATTTCAAGCTCTACTTGGAATCTGCATTTATAGGCTTTTGAGGTGCTAAGCCGATTTGAAATGATTAGAAAAGACTTATATGGCCGGGCCAAGTTTATATGCTTTTGAGGTACTAATTAAGCTCGTGTCCATCcaatatgagttttggatctgtctcattttttgtggcacaccctaaaatgagctctcaaaacggattAACTATCAGacttctcacaaatatcatgataggCCCCGCTTAGCATCCCAACATAAGAACTTTGAGagactttcacaggaaatccacgtccatttTCCCGTGCCTTCAACTCTTTTAAATGTGGATCCCACACCTCTTCCCGTCCACGTGCATATTTTCATTTACGATGGACCGTTGGACGCGATGGGCATCCTATACATAGTCAAGCTAATCCACTTCCCCCTAGATAATGATCTCATCTCCACTTCATTTCCTCAACACCCATGGCACGTGCAACACCCCATCTGTGCATGTACTAACATGCCAAACCTCCAATTTGCAATGAAATCTTGAATGGACAACTGCATAAAGAATACATGGATTTATTTTCATGGACTTATACATAGATGCCAACATGGGGCGGTGTAAGAAccctggccattcatcaggtggcccacatttaaTGGAATTTGGAGTGACATTCTGCCTACTCGATATACCTGACTTTCTCGTACTATTCTGGCCCACTGTAACAACGGTTCTGATTAATCATTTCAACGACCCAAATACAAGGCGCAGAATCAACCCAATCAAACTAACTACAGCCATTGAGATAGCCAAACGATTCACATACCTTTCCTTCTTCTCAATATTCTCAGCCAGACGATTCACAACCCTTTCCTTCTCCTCAATTTTCTTCAACAAACGGTCaacatcttcttccttcttctcaatCTTCTCAACTAAAAGAACTTGCCCTTCCTTTATCTTAACTTTCCCATCGTAATGAGTCTGCAAATCATCCAAAGCCTTCTGAATAGGAAGAACGTGATAGCCAGGAATGAAGTGAAAGTCATCCAATGCCTTTATAAATTCCGCCACCTTCTCATCTTTCCCAAAATACCCCTGCAAAACTCCCGCTTTTCTCAACACCGCAACGTCTTCTCCGCTCTCCACCATCCTATTCAAGAACCGGACGTAAGCAGATACCGGCTTTTCCTTGTAAGAAGCTTCTAGAACCATCAGATTCCGTATAACCGTTTCCGTCCGCTCATTTAAAACCAGAGCCGGTAACCGGATAACACCGTTCTCGAAACGGATTCCGGCTATGTTCTGAACCCCTTCCGGTTCGAACCGAATTCCTACCCGAACCATCTCTTTAGCCGTTGGGCGATCTGGGTCTGATATTTCAGACCGAGCCGTGCTGGTTTTTGCTTCTTTAGAATCAAAGTCGCCGGAAATGGTTGCGTGTAAGCAGTCCAACAGAGTCTTTTTCTTACCCCAGTCGAGATTTGGCGAGTTGGGTTGCCGAAAAGGCGAGTAGAACTGGCAGAAACTTAGAATGACTCGCGGGAAATCGTTCTCTGAGAACCCGACCCGAAATGTTTCGGGTTTAGAAGTGGAAACTTCGTTTGTATTACTGTTCTGCGATTTTTCGGATCCGGTGGCTTTCAGCGCAGAAGGAAGGTCTGTAACGATTGCCAAAACGAGCTCGAGCGGTAACTGGTTGTCGAGTTTTACAACATCGTTAATGGCGGCTACTCCATATTTACTTCGTAGAGATTCTAGGTCGGTATGAAGATTGGTGAGGAAGCATGAGACTAGGAAAACAACATCTCCCACAAGTCTAAATAGGTTAAAATTCTTTTGTAGGGCTTGCAACATTTCCATCGAATCCAGATCATGGGATTCCTTATTTTGTATATCCTTTATTTTTGATATGATGGGAGAAATGCTTTTTGCTTCTAATAGGTGTTTGGTGATGCAGCTCCAGAGCTCTTGGGGTTCGAAAGCGGAGTCAGGTCTGGAGAGAGAGGCGAAGATGGAGTTGGATTTGAAGGCGAATGAGTCATTCCATTCGTCGTCGCTGTGGATGAAACCGAGGGAGAGGGTTAGGGGGTCGAAGGCATGGGGGTGGGCCCGGCGTAGGTGGGCTGGGACGCGGGAGACCGGGTGTCGGATTGGTTGGGTGGGTGGGGCCTTCTGAAGGGAAATTTCATTTCCCATTTGACTAATGTAGATGGGGATGGATGGGGATAATGAGCGAATGGGGTTGGAAAGAACAGGAGTGATTTCAAGGATTTATAAGAGGTTTGCATAAGATAATTACGTGATTGATGGAAAAGAACAAAAgtattcttcctttcttcttcttttgtttttgtttttttttttttttacagtcaAAGGTATCTTCTTTTCGTTGGGTTTCTTTGGAAAGGGAGGAATCGTTGGGAGAACGTGCCTTCGTTTGATTGCTGCGTAACTGTTCATTTACAGATAGCGAGTGGCCCATGGTCTGAAAATTGctgtttggatgatccaaacaCTCGGATCAATGGGGTACAAATTGctgtttggatgatccaaacaCTCGGATCAATGGGGTACATATAAATAGTAAGCGACAAAAAAGAGCAACGGCTCAGTCGAAATGTTGATTCAGTGAATGGTTGGATCAACCCTATTATACCCCACTTCTAACTGTTTGTGGAAAAGCCAATCACGAACGGATACCTGTCATTACAGGAGTGCAGCCGAGACATTTGGAAGCTGATTGCGGCTGAGAATCTAGAAATGGGACGCGGAGAAAGGCAAGCCATGACCGAAAGGTACAAGTTCTGGTGGAGGGATTTGCGCTTGAGAGAGGAAAAGATAAAGAGTTTCGCATTGGAGGAGTGATTGAGGGAACTTTGATCTTTTTGAAAATACAGTATATCGTATATAATTGTAGCGAACATATTCAAGGTAAAAGACTAGCAATGGTAGGAAGGATGAACcggtttttttaaaagattttaaaAGTTGGCTAATTTTTTGAACTGGCCCAAAACAGAGGCTACCTTATGACTTTTCCTCTTTCCTATTTTTAAAGCAAGAGAGCCAACAAAGGTGTAAAGCACCTCTTATGTGATTTAGAAGCCTTCTAGATTGGAGTGAATGGATGTTTATTAGgtttaaggtgtgtttggatgagagtaaatgcatgaaaataaaatgaattgtGAGTAAACAGGCCTGTAAATAAAATTCGCTCACACGAGAGATTTGGAAATAAATAGGGTGATATAACTTTTTTGGCTTTCTTTGGGAGTCACGCGAGTGAACAAATATATTGCTACGCATGTCTATTGTTGACGTGGCATGTTGATGATActctaaaataatttaattatcagATACATTACTAAAATTATATTGATAGAATGATCTGAATCATCCAAAGATTGATAATATAAATGAATGATAAAAAAACATTAGCAAGTTACTTGCAACATTAGCAAGTTACTTGGCTACGATCTTTATGTTGaaatttctaagtttttttttACCTAAGTATATATTGTAGGGAAATCCGACTCGACAAATTAAGCCAGCTATGGACATCAGAGCTCGGAGGGGAGACCTCGGAAATGTATGAAGGATAAGAAGGGCCAAGTCCACTCTCGGCCCATCtcggatcaaaaaaggcccggtcgacgacataagtgatttggaccatcgaaccttaaatcgggcttatcttgcaattcggaatgggttatcggatgtaaaatatatgattttggaggtaGAACGAGCCAACCAACCcaactacgccgggttgcgcagcccggaattgcgaaaaacccctggatcgatggtcgtgtccccgttttaatttcgtttttactataaatagtaagttttagtttgattataactcttcatcctatcgggctttaggagttgcccaacgtgaaaagagtttagaataattaggagaacggttagGTGAAGACAAAAAGGACACTTAAAATTTATgtccgaaaaccttgcgcactagtagaaaACACGACCATCTAAAAATAGTAAgataactatttatagtaagtcgcggattctaagagtttgagttgtagtttacttctaatttctttcccattgcttggtagccctatttaaagggttgtaaactcgtttttattgatgaattaatcaatttcgaatttattagaatttatttctattttctgctttcttttcctcgtagattcgagaagtctctgtgaggagtccagagaagctccatggattcggggtagttatcctcatcatgttcatcccttcatcaattggtatcaaagcgaggatttccctcgagccgatggcaaacaacgaatgtATGAATCAAAaacctgtggacggtgatccagggattcgttatctttcggaaagaatggaagctttccaccgggagagtcagttgaccatgtaagggctataggcaactctcgaccgtcttgcggatgcactACTTCCGCCTCGAGCCCtaggttgctgtacgacacatggtggctccaccacccatggtggctccaccacccatggttgttgtacgacacaatcccgattttcgtagagcactaccagtggcaaaccatagggatacaccagatgattcaagttctagcgatgagGACTTTAAtaagggttttgctcgacgaccaatccatggaggtgatcatctagatcgtgctgaaagagactatcgaggtaaggctgaacttcctagttttaacggtttattacgtatagaagattttctcgattggctagccgaagtaaagagatattttgattgcatggacgtgccagatcataaaagggtaaaattggtagcgtttaaattaaaatctggtgcttctgcatggtgggaacaattacaactctcacgagcctgcCAGatcaaggcgcccatctcatcatggctatggatgagacgtcttcttcgatctcgatttctcccgtgattatgagcagatattattccaaaaatatcAAAATTGCCGACAGAGAAATCGAACAATCACAATTACatcgaagaatttcaacggttggctacacacgaaacgatctgtcagaatctgagtcacagaatgtggcacgatttataggtgggttacgaccgacaattcaggatcgagttcagatgtacctagtcaggactgtggatgaagcagttcaatcgacaggtagggcagaaacacagctTGCAAGAgttcctgctcgtccatatccttcaactcgaccccctatGATGGGTCTCACGCAGGAtctagtgctgccacgaggaaaagacccagtacctcaacttcctacaaccgcaaatcgTGATACGGgaagcggctcatccagacctcaacgtgcagcacccacaatagTGGgttcgagtaggattccaaatccttatgctcggtcaaggtcgaacaattgttaccgctgtgactaaccaggccacttatcaaacacttgtcctcaatatCCCACAgtacacttgactataaacgaagggggcactgaatatGAGACCGaaaaagaagaccatcgctttgatgaacatgaacaaaccattgAAGAAATAgtaggtggcgatgaaatgacgggcgaagatcgtggcgaatttctagttgtgaggcgattactgtatgccccacgaaaggaattacatccacaacgatacaatatatttcgtactcggtgcaccgtcaacggaaaggtctgtgatgtgatcatagacagtggtagtagcgagaacatcgtctcgagagtgatggtggacaagttgcggctaccaacgatgaaacatccttccccatactcaattggctggataaaaaaggtgaatgagactagggtaactgaacaatgcactatctcattttcaattggcaaaaattataaggatcaaatactttgtgacgtggtcgatatggaagcttgtcatatgttactcgatcgaccctggcagtcgga
This window encodes:
- the LOC131244042 gene encoding uncharacterized protein LOC131244042, whose translation is MGNEISLQKAPPTQPIRHPVSRVPAHLRRAHPHAFDPLTLSLGFIHSDDEWNDSFAFKSNSIFASLSRPDSAFEPQELWSCITKHLLEAKSISPIISKIKDIQNKESHDLDSMEMLQALQKNFNLFRLVGDVVFLVSCFLTNLHTDLESLRSKYGVAAINDVVKLDNQLPLELVLAIVTDLPSALKATGSEKSQNSNTNEVSTSKPETFRVGFSENDFPRVILSFCQFYSPFRQPNSPNLDWGKKKTLLDCLHATISGDFDSKEAKTSTARSEISDPDRPTAKEMVRVGIRFEPEGVQNIAGIRFENGVIRLPALVLNERTETVIRNLMVLEASYKEKPVSAYVRFLNRMVESGEDVAVLRKAGVLQGYFGKDEKVAEFIKALDDFHFIPGYHVLPIQKALDDLQTHYDGKVKIKEGQVLLVEKIEKKEEDVDRLLKKIEEKERVVNRLAENIEKKERYVNRLAISMAVVSLIGLILRLVFGSLK